In Solenopsis invicta isolate M01_SB chromosome 6, UNIL_Sinv_3.0, whole genome shotgun sequence, the genomic window CAGGATTCTAGCCAGAAATCCAGACGCCGTCCTGGATTCCATTAGTCTCCCCGATGGGACATTGGTGACCGGGGAGCGATGTCTGGTGCATCTGCTGGAGGCCAGCTTTCCGGGCTTTCGCAGAGAGCGGGTGAATTGTTTGCCTATGATGCGGTGGGCTCGCGCAGGGCTCGCAAGGCGGACTGGGGACTAGCGGCCAGCATTGTCAAGCCCGGAAAAGTGAGATGGGCGATAAACACCTTCAAACCCTTTAAGTCGGCGGGACCAGATCAAGTATTTCTGGGTCTTCTACAGGAGGGGCTGGAGCTGGTCGTGGGATCTCTGACAAGGACTTTGAGGGCATGTTTGGCTCTGGGCCATACGCCTAGCGCATGGAAACTATCGAGAGTTCAACCCAAAAGCGAGAAGAGTGAGCTACTCCTCTGCTAAAGACTTCAGACCGATAAGTCTGACTTCGTTTCTCCTGAAGACTCTGGAGAAATTGGTCGACGCGTATGTAAGGGACGTTGTCCTCCTGCGGCGTCCCTTGCACTGCGCGCAGCACGCGTATCGCATGGGCTACTCCACGGAGACGGCTCTTCATGCGACTGTGTCGTTTATCGAGGGGCAACTGGAGAGGGGCGGTTACGCGGTGGGCACCTTCTTAGACATAGAGGGTGCTTTTAACAACACCCTGCACAAGGTGGTATGTGAAGAAGCGTTGCACAGGGGTGTGCCGGAGAAACTCGTAGAGTGGATCCGGGGCATGCTAGGGCGGCGAGTTGTAGCCTCGTTGGGAACAACGAGGGTCAGTGGATGGTTGGAGAGGGGGTGCCCCCAGGGCGGGGTACTCTCTTCACTGCTATGGTGCCTGGTGGTGGATGGGCTGTTTGAGGGACTGAGTAAGAGGGGCTTCTTCGTGCAGGGCTACGCTGACGACGTAGCTCTGCTAGTGCGAGGACCCTTTCTCGGACCTCTCTTGGAGCTCATGCAGAACGCACTGGGAACAGTGGAGCGGTGGTGCAGGGGGACCGGTTTGTCAGTAAATCCGCTGAAAACGGGGCTCGTTGTTTTCACTCGCAAATATAAAGTGGGCAGTATAAAGGGGCCCATCTTTGAAGGTACAAGGCTAATCCCAACTGAGTCAGTGAAATATCTAGGATTCCTAGATAAGAAGCTGTCCTGGAGGGAACATCTTGAAAACCGCTGTAAGAGTTTGTGCTCCTACTTCTGGATGTGCAGGAGAATCGTGGGTGCTGAAGCCCAGGATGGTCTGTTGGATCTACACTGCAATACTTCGACCCAGGCTTACCTACGCAGCAGTCGTGTGGTGGCCGAGGgcgcggaagaaagcggcggtggcggcgctcGAGCACATCAGGGCTCTGATTTTAAGAGGGGCCCTGGGTGCAATGCGAACCACGCCGGTGGCAGCCATGGGCATTTTGCTCGGGATTGAACCACTTCAccaggtggtggtggtggcggcggcgatcGCCGCACACCGACTAGCCTGTGAACTGAAGTGGAAAGAGGGGCTGCGCATACTAAGTTCCCCAGCGGCGTGCTGACCGACTCCATCTTCAGAATGAGGCAGGACAGGATGCCAGCAGTTCGGGCCCTGGACAGGCGCTTTAAAGTGCAGGTCACAGGGCTCGCGGACGAGATTGAACCCGGAGCATCGGTTCAGGCCTGGGACGGGAACGTCTGGTTCACAGATGGCTCCAAAACGGGTACGAGCTCCGGCGCGGGCATTGTTCGCCGACAGAGGAGGGTGGCAGAAAGCCTGCCCCTGGATAGGTACGCCACGGTTTTCCAGACGGAGATCGTGGCAATCCTGAGATTTGCCCAACTGGCCCTGGAAGTGAAGGAGACAGGTGGGCGCGTGAGAATATGTTCGGACAGTCAAGCTGCCATGAAGGCACTCGAAGCTCCGATTTACACCTCGCGGCTGGTCTGGGACTGCAGAAATGCACTGGAGAAGCTGGCGAAGGACAAAGAAGTTATTGTGACCTGGGTCCCCGGTCATTCGGGGATTGAGGGCAATGAAGAGGCCGATCGACTCGCCAGGGCCGCTTCAAGAATGAAGGTGTTCGGGCCGGGACCGATGCTGGGGGTCCCTTTCTGCCTTGGCAGGGATAGGCTTCGGGCCTGGCTGCGGAACGAGCACCTCgagttttggaaaaatgagcTGGGGACCAAGTGTCGACAGGCCGGAGCTCTACTGGGGGAAACACCCAGCGAGGGCCTAGTTCGGGACATAAGGTCCTTGAGCAGAAGGGGCGCCAGGCTAGTGgtgcaaatactgactggcTATGGAGCCCTCAATTACCACATACGCAGGTTGGGCCGTTCCGATACGGCCGAGTGTAGGGCCTgtggggaggaagaggagacaagtctccacattCTTTGCGACTGTCCGGCCTACGCGGGGCTGAGACTAAAACTACTAGGCTCGGTATTTCCCGAGCCAGGGTAGATTAGCAGGCTGCCTATGAGGGACCTGAGTCTCTTCTGGAAGGAATCGGGACTCCCATAGGCAGCAAGCGACTGGAGGGTGAGACAATGGACAACAGTCTGCGTGCCGGATCTTTGATCCGAGGACCGCCCCCTcagtctttattattattattattattaattataaatatatattatactattaaaaataaacaaaaataatacagagataatacttatattaaattttaactacTCTATTATTGTGGTCTATTATTGTGAACCCACTGGGAGTTCTTTGAATCCAAAAACTGGGAGTGACATTggataatacttttattattttgtgtttttcaGTATAGACGGCCGGATTTATAGGTCACGTGGGTTTCCTCTCAGGAATATAATTTAAAGTGGGCTGCTCTCTTCCTGAATtcctgtatttctttttttacatctcGTTTGGGAAGTGGAGGAAGTGGAGATGCAATAGGAGGCTCCGGCTCCGGTGACTCCTCTAAGGAAGGATAGGAAGTAGCTCAGACCAAAATTCTGAGAAATCGAACTCACTGATTGAATTTACTCTTTGTCGGAGAGCACGCAAGAAGTGTCTGCGATCTCCTGCTTTACCGCGATGGGTCTTCTTGCCCATGttgctttataaaaaattgccatttttgttgattaataaaaaaatttcgattattaaagaaataaaaataaattcttaccgATTTTCTgaatattaacttaattagaGAGAGAGGAGCGTGAGCGTAGGAATATGGCGTGTTGAACAACGGAGTGaactttaaaaattcaattaattaattagtttttaaattaaatttagtttgCCCTTGTTGATTTttggtttaatttaaaactgaacgttttaagtttaattttaaatttaaataccgGAGCATCAAAAAATAACTTAAGATGCCGGTGGGGGTTTAAAAGAAGGAAGAGAGGTTAGGAGATATGATATGAAAAGGAAAAGAGGTGGCGAAGAAGGCGCAAACACAAGCGTAAAGCCAGGTTGCACGCAACTCGAGAAAATCACACCTCTCagggtaaaaaaaaatgaaaaaaaatagacaGTAGGTGTCAAGAAGTGATGCAAGCAAGTTACGCCAAGACCAATCTGCGGAAAGGAAAAtgaggaaagagagaaggagtGTAAGTTAGGCCAAGGCCACGACGTGAAagtagctcgaccgtgcaagacggtcgagctacgtttgagtggcctggacgactcggtcacctcgagTGAGATGGCCGAGGCCATGGGAGCCGtaggaggatgctccccccacgataTCAAAGCGGGGGAGATCCGAATGGCTCCCAACGGGTTAGGCACTTGCTGGGTCCGTGTCCCAGCCAAGGCCGGTAAGGCagctctggccgccccccgcgtcagggtgggctgccgagtggtgctgcttccccctcgggggttgcagtgccacaagtgcctggcccaaggccacgtccaggccagATGCAGCAGTcggatcgacagatccggctgctgctacaggtgcggaggccttggccatctggccaaggCATGCACTGCAAAGGCGGGCTGACCGGTCTGTcgagacgcgggcaagcccgccgagcaTAGGATAGGCGCaaaggggtgcctggcgaacAAGCCGCAACGGGCACCTCCGAGCACCGAGGGCCGGAAGGAGGCGGGGCCAGCTACAACTCTAGTCCCAACCCCGCCCCCTGCTCCGCTCCCCATGGTAGTAGTTGAGGAGGAagctcctctcccgcaaagggagaggagcatAAGAACGACGAACGCGGAAACCCGCGAAaccgagatggaggtggaggagcctcaggggacaACTGAAAATGCCccttaggctcctccaggccaacctcaaccacgccagggctgcgcaagacatgcttgcgcagtgcctggcggaggggggtggcgggctggccatcgtcgccgatccgtataggatccccgagggcaaccccaactgggttggagatccctcggggaaggtggcgatggccagccatcatgtgccgagcgctccgccgatgatcccGATATCGGCCGGAGAGGGATTCGTGATGGTCGAATATGGACCTATCGACGTCGTGGGGTGTTACTTCCCCCCTAGTCTTAataggggggagtacgaggagGCCCTAGATGCCATGGAGAGCGAGATCATTgctcgctctcctaggccggtcgtcgtggggggagacctcaatgcccacgctgtggcttggggtTCCCCCCGCACAGACCTTAGGGGCCACCTCGCCctggagtttgcggcggggctcggcctggtccggCTGAACAGGGGCcaggtcagcacctacgtgggggccgggggggagtccatcgttgacataacgtgggcttcccccaacACTCTTAACAGGGTGAAGGGATGGCGCGTGGAGGCGGGCTCCTTGGGGGAATTGTCTGACCATAGACTGatctccatggagctcgtcTCCCCCCCCACCCCCGCGGAGGTGCGCGAGCTACGCCGCCGCAAACGtgatggacgtcgatgggtcTTGAGGAAGCTCGACccggaagccctcgaggtcagcctcctggcatctacctggccgggaggagaggctgacctcggagccgaggaggaggcggagcgcttaTGCGAGATaatgtcgcgcgcatgcgacgcctccatgccccgcagccgacCGATGGCGCGTCGCGCCGCCTATTGGTGGTCCACGGAGCTCGCTGAACTCAGGcgagccaccgtggccgccaggcgggcgcacacacGGGCCaggcggcggggcatggaggaagcgttGATAAACGCCACAGCGGTCCTCAGGGacgccagaaaggccctgaggaccgccataacccgggcgaaggccgcggcctgggaaGATATGCTCTCATAGCTggaccgcgacccatggggcaAGCCATACCGCATagtgatgaaaaggcttcgcccatgggcgcctccagtctcggagacgctggacccccagttcctccaaagggtggtggacacactgttccccacccgggggagggatatcccggaaaagtccggccctcccccaggatgggcggaggaactggaggtgtccaggcatgaaatggtcgcggcctttgcCCGCATTAGAGGCAAgaaggcgaaggcgcccgggccagaCGGCATCCATGCCAAGATCTGATCCCGGGCATCGcctatcgtaggggaggcacttcgtgccatgTACACAAAGTGCCTCCgagaaggtaccttccccagga contains:
- the LOC105201050 gene encoding uncharacterized protein LOC105201050, producing the protein MRQDRMPAVRALDRRFKVQVTGLADEIEPGASVQAWDGNVWFTDGSKTGTSSGAGIVRRQRRVAESLPLDRYATVFQTEIVAILRFAQLALEVKETGGRVRICSDSQAAMKALEAPIYTSRLVWDCRNALEKLAKDKEVIVTWVPGHSGIEGNEEADRLARAASRMKVFGPGPMLGVPFCLGRDRLRAWLRNEHLEFWKNELGTKCRQAGALLGETPSEGLVRDIRSLSRRGARLVVQILTGYGALNYHIRRLGRSDTAECRACGEEEETSLHILCDCPAYAGLRLKLLGSVFPEPG